The following proteins are encoded in a genomic region of Protaetiibacter sp. SSC-01:
- a CDS encoding DUF488 domain-containing protein, translating to MGEIVVKRVYEPADAADGFRALVDRLWPRGVSKERAELDAWWKDLAPSNELRTAWHADPDRFEEFAAAYRAELDGRDLAEALGAIRSHPRVTLLFGAHDTERNHAIVLRDHLLPRV from the coding sequence ATGGGCGAGATCGTCGTCAAGCGCGTCTACGAGCCCGCGGATGCCGCTGACGGCTTCCGCGCGCTCGTAGACCGGCTCTGGCCCCGCGGGGTCTCGAAGGAACGCGCCGAGCTCGACGCGTGGTGGAAGGACCTCGCGCCGTCGAACGAGTTACGCACGGCGTGGCACGCCGACCCCGACCGCTTCGAGGAGTTCGCGGCGGCCTACCGCGCCGAGCTCGACGGGCGCGACCTCGCGGAGGCGCTCGGCGCCATCCGCTCCCACCCTCGTGTGACGCTGCTCTTCGGAGCCCACGACACCGAGCGCAACCACGCCATCGTGCTGCGCGACCACCTGCTGCCGCGGGTCTGA
- a CDS encoding GNAT family N-acetyltransferase — protein sequence MTAPAIALGDLTDPRVLRLLEDHLADMHATSPPESVHALDVTGLQHPAVTFWALSDGDDVLGCVALKELAPDHGELKSMRTDAAARGRGLGRLLLAHVLDEARARGYTRLSLETGTEDFFRPARALYASAGFTETGPFADYVLDPNSVYMTLELGG from the coding sequence ATGACCGCACCCGCGATCGCCCTCGGCGACCTGACCGACCCGCGCGTGCTGCGCCTGCTCGAGGACCACCTCGCCGACATGCACGCGACCTCGCCGCCCGAGAGCGTGCACGCCCTCGACGTGACCGGGCTGCAGCATCCCGCAGTCACGTTCTGGGCGCTCAGCGACGGCGACGACGTGCTCGGCTGCGTCGCCCTCAAGGAGCTCGCGCCCGACCACGGCGAGCTCAAGTCGATGCGCACGGATGCGGCGGCGCGCGGGCGCGGGCTCGGTCGCCTCCTGCTCGCGCACGTGCTCGATGAGGCACGCGCCCGCGGGTACACGCGCCTCAGTCTCGAGACGGGCACCGAGGACTTCTTCCGTCCCGCCCGGGCGCTCTACGCGAGCGCAGGCTTCACCGAGACGGGTCCCTTCGCCGACTACGTGCTCGATCCGAACTCGGTGTACATGACGCTCGAGCTCGGCGGCTGA
- a CDS encoding SLC13 family permease, giving the protein MRLAFVGCGLLLVGGAAVVTGLLPAADAVGVVERVWPVLLFAVAVTVVAELADRAGVFAAVAERLARLGRGHGWVLWALVVLLAVASTVFLSLDTTAVLLTSVVVLLARHHGYPPLPFALTTVWLANTGSLLLPVSNLTNLLAEHALGFSDPARFAALVWAPALVAVLVPCVVIAIVFRRSIGTRYQPVAADDPHDPVLFWVSAAVVAVLIPFLVSGMPVWIPASVAALVLVVAFAVRDRVAVRLGLVPWELLLFAGGLFLVVEAAHALGLASVLAELTGSGDDPLALLRLAGAGMLGANAIDNLPAYLALEPLADSPARIAALLIGVNAGPLVTPWASLAVLLWHDRLRALGVELPWRRYMLLGVVAAPLTVAAATLALSLTV; this is encoded by the coding sequence GTGCGTCTCGCGTTCGTCGGCTGCGGCCTCCTGCTCGTCGGGGGCGCCGCCGTCGTCACGGGGCTGCTCCCGGCGGCGGATGCGGTGGGTGTCGTCGAGCGCGTCTGGCCCGTGCTGCTGTTCGCGGTCGCCGTGACGGTCGTGGCCGAGCTCGCCGATCGCGCGGGCGTCTTCGCGGCCGTCGCCGAGCGTCTCGCGCGGCTCGGACGCGGGCACGGCTGGGTGCTGTGGGCGCTCGTCGTGCTGCTCGCCGTCGCGTCGACGGTGTTCCTCTCGCTCGACACGACGGCCGTGCTGCTGACGTCCGTCGTCGTGCTGCTCGCGCGCCACCACGGCTACCCGCCGCTGCCGTTCGCGCTCACGACGGTGTGGCTCGCGAATACGGGCTCGCTCCTGCTGCCGGTGTCGAATCTCACGAACCTGCTCGCGGAGCACGCGCTCGGCTTCTCCGACCCGGCGCGCTTCGCGGCGCTCGTGTGGGCGCCCGCGCTCGTCGCTGTGCTCGTCCCGTGTGTCGTCATCGCGATCGTGTTCCGCCGCTCGATCGGCACGCGCTACCAGCCCGTCGCCGCGGACGATCCGCACGACCCCGTGCTGTTCTGGGTGTCGGCTGCCGTCGTCGCCGTGCTCATCCCGTTCCTCGTGAGCGGGATGCCGGTGTGGATCCCGGCTTCCGTCGCGGCCCTCGTGCTCGTCGTCGCGTTCGCGGTGCGCGACCGCGTGGCCGTGCGGCTCGGCCTCGTGCCGTGGGAGCTGCTGCTGTTCGCGGGCGGCCTGTTCCTCGTGGTCGAGGCGGCGCACGCGCTCGGGCTCGCATCCGTGCTCGCCGAGCTCACGGGCTCGGGAGACGACCCGCTCGCGCTGCTGCGCCTGGCGGGCGCCGGAATGCTCGGCGCGAACGCGATCGACAACCTCCCGGCCTACCTCGCGCTCGAGCCCCTCGCCGACTCCCCCGCGCGCATCGCGGCGCTGCTCATCGGTGTGAACGCGGGCCCGCTCGTGACCCCGTGGGCGTCGCTCGCCGTGCTGCTCTGGCACGACCGGCTGCGCGCGCTCGGGGTCGAGTTGCCGTGGCGCCGCTACATGCTGCTCGGCGTCGTCGCGGCGCCGCTCACGGTTGCGGCCGCGACGCTCGCGCTGTCGCTCACGGTGTGA